A region of Leptospira bouyouniensis DNA encodes the following proteins:
- a CDS encoding SGNH/GDSL hydrolase family protein: MKRFLVFTILFLFSFQSCVVFQATKVPSNNLQKTLSGDTNKSPKIVFLGDSITHGRVSYDYVESIRNHPKFQNALVVNEGINSRLTVQILEQLDSVIRFQPDYIFILIGTNDLKATLSKEEYDRYASLWKLKDPVTEDSFIQNLSLILERIQKSTKAKIIVSSPPILGEDPNSIPYLRSKRFAELTKVVATKQKVNYLPLHETLSYELSLHSDLPKKAYVQNTWSMYWTILKYYSTTDSWNDLGTSNGYYFLTDGIHLNERSGQILEKMILETL; the protein is encoded by the coding sequence ATGAAAAGATTTCTGGTATTTACAATTTTGTTTCTCTTCTCTTTCCAATCTTGCGTGGTATTCCAAGCGACAAAAGTTCCTTCGAATAATTTACAAAAAACATTATCCGGTGATACGAACAAATCTCCAAAAATTGTATTTTTAGGAGATAGTATCACCCATGGTCGTGTAAGTTATGATTATGTTGAATCAATACGGAATCATCCGAAATTTCAAAATGCATTGGTAGTGAATGAAGGGATTAACAGTAGATTAACAGTTCAAATTTTAGAACAATTAGATTCAGTGATTCGTTTTCAACCAGACTATATTTTTATACTCATCGGTACGAATGATCTAAAGGCAACATTATCAAAGGAAGAATATGATCGATATGCAAGTTTATGGAAATTAAAGGATCCTGTAACTGAAGATAGTTTTATTCAAAATTTATCTTTGATATTAGAACGGATCCAAAAAAGTACAAAAGCCAAAATCATAGTTTCCTCTCCTCCTATTTTAGGTGAAGATCCAAATTCAATTCCATATTTACGTTCAAAACGATTTGCTGAGTTGACAAAAGTAGTCGCAACCAAACAAAAAGTTAATTATTTGCCACTCCATGAAACTTTATCATATGAATTATCACTCCACTCTGATCTTCCAAAAAAAGCATATGTTCAAAACACTTGGAGTATGTATTGGACTATCTTAAAGTATTATTCTACAACTGATTCATGGAATGATTTAGGAACATCTAACGGATATTATTTTTTGACTGATGGAATCCATTTGAACGAAAGAAGTGGTCAAATCTTGGAAAAAATGATTTTAGAAACATTATAA